In Chitinispirillales bacterium, the genomic window TTTGACAACAACGTTTTCGGGATTAAATTCCGCGCCGGAATACCCTACAGCGCACAAAATTCTTCCCCAATTCGGATCGTTTCCGAACATAGCGCATTTTGTCAAATTGGAATTGGCTACGGATTTCGCCGCAAGTTTACAGTCAAAAATATTTTTGCCGTTTGAAACTCGTATTTCCACTCTTTTGGTCGCTCCCTCGCCGTCTTCGGCTATTTTTGCGCATAATTCGTTATATACGACAAAAAACGCTTCTTCGACTATTTTTTCATCGTCTTTTGATTTTATCGAAACGCCGCTCGCCCCGTTCGCCATAACAATAACCATATCGTTTGTAGAAGTGTCTCCGTCAACGGTTACGTTATTAAACGTGCAGTCGACCGACTTTTTGTGAATTTTATCCAATTCGTCAAGTCCGATCGCTAAGTCGGTAGTGATAAATCCAAGCATTGTCGCCATGTTTGGAGCGATCATTCCCGCTCCTTTACAGCAGCCGCCTATAATAAATTTTCCGTTTGACAATTCCACCTCAAAAGCCGTCTCTTTTTGTTTTGTGTCGGTAGTCATAATCGCCGTCGCAAAGACGTTTTCGTTTTCTTTTGACAAATTTTTTGCTAAACTTGGAATAGTCGAAATTATTTTTTCGAGAGGAATAAATTTACCGATAACTCCTGTGGAAGCGGTTA contains:
- the argJ gene encoding bifunctional glutamate N-acetyltransferase/amino-acid acetyltransferase ArgJ, whose product is MTKDKITAIPGGVCAAKNFSANGETAGIKNSGNFDLGLVYSDIDCNTAGTFTTNLVKAACVLVNKEILPSKNIRAVICNSGNANACTGNRGIDDAKKIAAFVEKTLNLNEFSVLTASTGVIGKFIPLEKIISTIPSLAKNLSKENENVFATAIMTTDTKQKETAFEVELSNGKFIIGGCCKGAGMIAPNMATMLGFITTDLAIGLDELDKIHKKSVDCTFNNVTVDGDTSTNDMVIVMANGASGVSIKSKDDEKIVEEAFFVVYNELCAKIAEDGEGATKRVEIRVSNGKNIFDCKLAAKSVANSNLTKCAMFGNDPNWGRILCAVGYSGAEFNPENVVVKLCETTVFEKGSPAEFSVKELSGKMNGKFVLVEIDLGFNNGSFAVAHTCDFSYDYVKINAEYHT